In a genomic window of Halalkalicoccus sp. CG83:
- the cdd gene encoding cytidine deaminase, with protein MDVEDLIQAAREIQSEAHVPYSEYRVGAALQTVDGTVFVGCNIENANYSNSLHAEEVALSQAVATGHRDFSRIAVSSDRRDGVTPCGMCRQTLAEFCEESFVVITDSGDDWKEYTLGELLPETITQEHLE; from the coding sequence ATGGACGTCGAGGACCTCATCCAGGCCGCCCGCGAGATCCAGTCGGAGGCACACGTCCCCTACTCCGAGTACCGCGTCGGCGCAGCCCTCCAGACCGTCGACGGCACCGTCTTCGTCGGCTGCAACATCGAGAACGCGAACTACTCGAACAGCCTCCACGCCGAGGAGGTGGCCCTCTCGCAGGCGGTCGCCACCGGCCACCGCGACTTCTCGCGTATCGCGGTGAGTTCGGACCGGCGCGACGGGGTCACTCCCTGCGGGATGTGCCGACAGACCCTCGCGGAGTTCTGTGAGGAGTCGTTCGTCGTGATCACGGACAGCGGCGACGACTGGAAAGAGTACACGCTGGGGGAACTGCTACCGGAGACGATCACGCAGGAACACCTCGAGTAG
- a CDS encoding phosphohexomutase domain-containing protein → MLRFGTAGIRGPAREKVTPARCLAVGQAAAADGEEFVLGRDGRETGPALADAVAAGLESAGTRVIRIGVVPTPAVAFASQGRRGVMLTASHNPPADNGIKLFDDGVEYDREAERRIEERLETGTEPAEWGRWEDSIERDVLDEYRRSVREYAERFGTSTEGLRIAVDCGNGMASLATPQVLSDLGASVTALNANVDGHFPGRGSKPTPETLADLRGFLADGEFDFGIGHDGDADRIVIVDGSGEVVHEDTILAILAERYVAASAAADPVVVTTPNASGRIDERVEAAGGRTERVRLGALHEGIARVRREGDDATAVVFAAEPWKHVHPALGGWIDGVASAAVLARLVAEAGGIVPLREPVSERPYRKVAIDCPDERKDATMQRLERTLPERFPQAAVDTSYGVRLEWPDGSWILVRPSGTESYVRLYAESEEIDPLIEAASEAIRRAVASE, encoded by the coding sequence ATGCTTCGTTTCGGTACCGCGGGGATCCGCGGACCCGCCCGCGAGAAGGTGACGCCCGCGCGCTGTCTCGCGGTCGGTCAGGCCGCCGCCGCGGATGGCGAGGAGTTCGTTCTCGGACGTGACGGCCGCGAGACCGGTCCGGCGCTCGCCGACGCCGTAGCCGCCGGCCTCGAGAGCGCCGGCACACGGGTGATCCGGATCGGGGTCGTTCCGACCCCCGCGGTCGCGTTCGCCTCACAGGGTCGCCGGGGCGTGATGCTCACCGCCAGCCACAACCCGCCCGCCGACAACGGAATCAAACTGTTCGACGACGGCGTCGAGTACGACCGCGAGGCCGAACGCCGGATCGAGGAGCGCCTCGAAACCGGTACCGAACCGGCCGAGTGGGGCCGATGGGAGGACTCGATCGAGCGGGACGTCCTGGACGAGTATCGCCGATCCGTCCGAGAGTACGCCGAGCGTTTCGGCACCTCCACCGAGGGACTCCGGATCGCCGTCGACTGTGGAAACGGAATGGCGAGCCTGGCGACGCCCCAGGTGCTCTCGGATCTCGGCGCCTCCGTAACGGCACTCAACGCGAACGTCGACGGCCACTTTCCCGGCCGCGGCAGCAAGCCGACGCCGGAGACGCTCGCGGATCTGCGCGGCTTCCTCGCCGACGGCGAGTTCGACTTCGGGATCGGTCACGACGGCGACGCCGACCGGATCGTGATCGTCGACGGGAGCGGCGAGGTGGTCCACGAGGACACGATCCTCGCGATCCTCGCCGAGCGCTACGTCGCCGCGAGCGCCGCCGCCGATCCGGTGGTCGTGACGACGCCGAACGCCTCCGGACGGATCGACGAGCGCGTCGAGGCCGCCGGCGGGCGGACCGAACGCGTCCGTCTGGGAGCGCTTCACGAGGGGATCGCCCGGGTTCGCCGCGAGGGCGATGACGCGACGGCCGTCGTCTTCGCCGCCGAACCCTGGAAGCACGTCCACCCCGCGTTGGGCGGGTGGATCGACGGCGTCGCGAGCGCCGCAGTCCTCGCCCGACTGGTCGCGGAGGCCGGCGGGATCGTCCCCCTCCGGGAGCCCGTCTCGGAACGTCCCTACCGGAAGGTGGCGATCGACTGCCCCGACGAACGTAAGGACGCGACGATGCAGCGACTCGAGCGAACGCTCCCCGAGCGGTTCCCCCAGGCTGCGGTCGACACCTCCTACGGCGTGCGTCTCGAGTGGCCCGACGGCTCGTGGATCCTCGTCCGGCCCAGCGGCACCGAGTCCTACGTCCGGCTGTACGCGGAGAGCGAGGAGATCGACCCGCTGATCGAGGCGGCGAGCGAGGCGATCCGCCGGGCCGTCGCGAGCGAGTAG
- a CDS encoding OsmC family protein, with amino-acid sequence MSESNLQEEQAPLKERYEENPEEARITLSATGEEQADVRSCNVDIGRAVYEAELHEGAAGPGTGACSGDLLLGALAACAQLTAQAVADAFDADVSIGTEVSGDLDLRGTMGIDRDVPVGFEEIRLDVTVDGEIDEETAAALQEYTERYCVVYRTLVESPELETAWRFERDEDD; translated from the coding sequence ATGTCAGAGAGTAACTTACAGGAGGAGCAGGCGCCGCTGAAGGAACGATACGAGGAGAACCCCGAGGAGGCCCGGATCACGCTCTCGGCGACCGGCGAGGAACAGGCCGACGTACGCTCCTGTAACGTCGACATCGGACGAGCGGTCTACGAGGCCGAACTCCACGAGGGCGCGGCGGGGCCGGGAACGGGTGCCTGTTCGGGCGATCTGCTGTTGGGGGCGTTGGCCGCGTGTGCACAGCTGACGGCGCAGGCGGTCGCGGACGCGTTCGACGCCGACGTCTCGATCGGGACGGAGGTGAGCGGCGACCTCGACCTCCGTGGGACGATGGGGATCGACCGGGACGTGCCGGTCGGGTTCGAGGAGATCAGGCTTGACGTGACCGTCGACGGGGAGATCGACGAGGAGACGGCCGCGGCGCTCCAGGAGTACACCGAACGCTACTGCGTGGTCTACCGGACGCTCGTCGAGTCCCCGGAGCTGGAGACGGCGTGGCGGTTCGAGCGAGACGAGGACGACTGA
- a CDS encoding class I SAM-dependent methyltransferase, whose protein sequence is MDDPRDLRRTYDRIAGHFAATREYAWPEVEAFVRDRPSGGVGLDIGCGNGRHAELLAERVDHVVGADLSRGLLEEARRRARERAVAVELLQADAASLPIRSSRIDVGVYVATLHHLPERETRVASLDELARVLAPGGRALVSAWSTAHGRFADRGSNGEGFDTTVDWTLPDGETVPRFYHIYAPAEFEADLATSALETVSFELSSGNCYATVRAAD, encoded by the coding sequence ATGGACGATCCGCGCGACCTTCGGCGGACGTACGATCGGATCGCGGGCCACTTCGCCGCCACCCGCGAGTACGCCTGGCCCGAGGTCGAGGCGTTCGTTCGCGACCGTCCGTCCGGAGGCGTCGGACTCGACATCGGCTGTGGCAACGGACGCCACGCCGAACTCCTCGCCGAGCGCGTCGATCACGTCGTGGGGGCGGATCTCAGCAGGGGGCTGCTGGAGGAGGCCCGCCGTCGGGCACGCGAACGCGCCGTTGCGGTCGAACTCCTGCAGGCCGACGCCGCCTCGCTGCCGATCCGCTCGTCGCGTATCGACGTCGGAGTCTACGTCGCGACGCTCCATCACCTCCCCGAACGGGAGACGCGGGTGGCGAGCCTCGACGAACTCGCGCGGGTGCTCGCACCCGGCGGGCGAGCGCTGGTGAGCGCGTGGAGCACCGCCCACGGCCGGTTCGCGGATCGAGGGTCGAACGGCGAAGGGTTCGACACCACCGTCGACTGGACGCTCCCCGACGGCGAGACGGTCCCTCGGTTCTACCACATCTACGCACCGGCGGAGTTCGAGGCCGACCTCGCGACCAGCGCGTTGGAGACGGTCTCGTTCGAGCTCTCGAGCGGGAACTGCTACGCGACGGTGCGGGCGGCGGACTGA
- a CDS encoding DUF5793 family protein, protein MRRDYFTLDVGGVDWVEGGGEPATPTVVIDFEGPPEEFERRLTSFDGDLLGATETDVALRLQSDLDDEEARGVVSVTNRETGDFVLELNEDAENVLQFIRAARAYGKEANADEGRYRVRIEVDGEELVTYDKSTFLVYDRDGNLLRQHSLIPSGIEL, encoded by the coding sequence ATGAGGCGCGATTACTTCACGCTCGACGTCGGGGGGGTGGACTGGGTCGAAGGGGGTGGCGAGCCGGCGACGCCCACCGTCGTTATCGACTTCGAGGGACCGCCGGAGGAGTTCGAACGGCGTCTCACCAGCTTTGACGGCGATCTGCTCGGGGCCACAGAGACCGACGTCGCCCTGCGCCTCCAGTCCGACCTCGATGACGAGGAGGCGAGGGGGGTCGTGAGCGTCACCAACCGTGAGACCGGGGACTTCGTGCTCGAACTGAACGAGGACGCGGAGAACGTCCTGCAGTTCATCCGCGCGGCGCGCGCCTACGGCAAGGAGGCGAACGCCGACGAGGGTCGCTACCGGGTTCGCATCGAGGTCGACGGAGAGGAACTGGTTACCTACGACAAATCGACGTTCCTCGTCTACGATCGGGATGGGAACCTGCTTCGGCAGCACAGTCTGATCCCCAGCGGAATCGAACTCTAG
- a CDS encoding nucleoside phosphorylase, translated as MVEDSEDPSEETQYHIDVGPEDVASSVLLPGNPERVEKITAHWKDAEEQGSHREYRTVTGSYEEVPISVTSTGIGSPSAAIAVEELARVGADTFIRVGSCGAIQEGMAVGDLVITTGAVRQEGTSGEYVREDYPASADHEVVCALVAAAERLGYDYHTGITMSADSFYAGQGRPGFEGFEASGSDDLVEALREANVKNIEMEASAILTIANVYGLRAGAVCSVYANRITGEFRTEGESRAAETASLAVALLARMDEVKEREGVEKWHAGLSLD; from the coding sequence ATGGTCGAGGACAGCGAGGATCCCAGCGAGGAGACGCAGTACCACATCGACGTCGGCCCCGAGGACGTCGCCTCCTCCGTGCTGCTCCCGGGCAACCCCGAGCGCGTCGAGAAGATCACCGCCCACTGGAAGGACGCCGAGGAGCAGGGCAGTCACCGAGAGTACCGCACCGTCACGGGTAGCTACGAGGAGGTACCGATCTCGGTCACGTCGACGGGGATCGGCAGTCCCTCGGCTGCGATCGCCGTCGAGGAGCTAGCGAGGGTCGGCGCCGACACGTTCATCCGGGTCGGCTCCTGCGGCGCGATCCAGGAGGGGATGGCGGTTGGCGACCTGGTGATCACCACGGGCGCGGTCCGCCAGGAGGGAACGAGCGGGGAGTACGTCCGCGAGGATTACCCCGCGAGCGCCGATCACGAGGTCGTGTGTGCGCTCGTGGCCGCCGCCGAACGGCTGGGCTACGACTACCACACCGGGATCACGATGAGCGCCGATTCCTTCTACGCCGGCCAGGGACGCCCCGGGTTCGAGGGGTTCGAGGCGTCGGGTAGCGACGACCTCGTGGAGGCGCTCCGGGAGGCTAACGTGAAGAACATCGAGATGGAGGCGAGCGCGATCCTCACGATCGCGAACGTCTACGGACTGCGCGCGGGTGCGGTCTGCTCGGTCTACGCGAACCGCATCACCGGCGAATTCAGGACCGAGGGCGAGTCACGTGCCGCCGAAACCGCCTCGCTCGCGGTGGCGCTGCTCGCGCGGATGGACGAGGTGAAGGAGCGCGAGGGAGTCGAGAAGTGGCACGCGGGGCTATCGCTCGACTGA
- a CDS encoding Rrf2 family transcriptional regulator: MSSIELTPSQKTILTALINLHREAEDAVKGEDIATEVDRNPGTIRNQMQSLKALQLVEGVPGPKGGYKPTATAYEALDVQQMDEPASVPLQHNGESVEDVNVVEIDLSSVHHPELCRAEIHIQGSVREYHEGDSVTVGPTPLSKLVIEGTVDGKDDTGNILILQIDDMEAPVGDAEH, translated from the coding sequence ATGTCATCGATCGAACTGACGCCGAGCCAGAAGACCATACTCACCGCGTTGATCAATCTCCATCGGGAAGCCGAGGACGCAGTCAAGGGCGAGGACATCGCCACGGAGGTCGATCGCAATCCCGGAACGATCCGCAACCAGATGCAGAGCCTGAAGGCGCTTCAGCTGGTCGAAGGGGTACCGGGTCCGAAGGGCGGCTACAAACCGACGGCGACCGCCTACGAGGCGCTCGACGTCCAGCAGATGGACGAGCCCGCCTCGGTTCCGCTCCAGCACAACGGCGAGTCCGTCGAGGACGTAAACGTCGTGGAGATCGACCTCTCGAGCGTCCACCATCCCGAACTCTGCCGTGCGGAGATCCACATCCAGGGGTCGGTCCGCGAGTACCACGAGGGCGACTCGGTGACCGTCGGCCCGACGCCGCTCTCGAAGCTCGTCATCGAGGGCACCGTCGACGGGAAGGACGACACGGGCAACATCCTCATCCTCCAGATCGACGACATGGAGGCGCCGGTCGGTGACGCCGAGCACTAG
- a CDS encoding D-glucuronyl C5-epimerase family protein, whose translation MRDGYSTRRRLLRSLGVVGVPLTAGCSGETGPTRESETTDEVRAENEGNETEHEEPEYPDREEINGIPVYRRRYELAELPIEEWPQYGEDRILPPYCEYPDAAVVDEEIPDLRTNTVTLFDVEDDEGHHPLRTGRTMMRLVHCYRESDDERYLEKTESISEAMVEIATEQDGALYFPYTFDWRSPGGDQPLQAPWFSGMSQGAVLTAYAHLYEATGDDHYRRLADQVFRSFTNVRRTTGDIWTTVVTRTPTEFTDPGDDGPGHFWIEEYPTEPPNHVLNGFGVGLFGLYDYWLHVDREAGYDPLCAALTTVEDHIEAYREPGEISWYALSRGFRGNAHYHSTHINQFELLANLSGEERFAEAAETFRDDHPYEEYRPDRRDWA comes from the coding sequence ATGAGAGACGGCTATTCGACACGACGACGGCTCCTCCGATCGCTCGGCGTCGTTGGGGTCCCGCTGACGGCGGGCTGTTCCGGCGAGACGGGGCCCACCAGGGAGAGCGAGACGACCGACGAAGTCAGAGCGGAAAACGAAGGAAACGAAACGGAACACGAGGAGCCAGAGTATCCCGACCGAGAGGAGATAAATGGCATACCAGTTTACAGAAGGAGGTATGAGCTGGCGGAGCTCCCGATCGAGGAGTGGCCCCAGTACGGCGAGGATCGGATCCTGCCGCCGTACTGCGAGTACCCCGACGCCGCGGTCGTCGACGAGGAGATTCCCGACCTTCGGACGAATACGGTGACGCTGTTCGACGTCGAGGACGACGAGGGCCATCACCCGCTTCGGACCGGCCGGACGATGATGCGCCTGGTCCACTGCTACCGCGAGAGCGACGACGAACGCTACCTCGAGAAGACCGAATCGATCTCCGAGGCGATGGTCGAGATCGCCACCGAGCAGGACGGCGCGCTCTACTTTCCCTATACGTTCGACTGGAGAAGCCCCGGCGGCGACCAGCCGCTTCAGGCACCGTGGTTCAGCGGGATGTCGCAGGGGGCCGTGCTCACCGCCTATGCTCACCTGTACGAGGCAACCGGCGACGACCACTACCGCCGGCTCGCGGATCAGGTGTTCCGCAGCTTCACGAACGTCCGGCGCACGACCGGCGACATATGGACGACGGTCGTCACCAGGACGCCGACGGAGTTCACCGATCCCGGGGACGACGGGCCCGGCCACTTCTGGATCGAGGAGTATCCGACCGAGCCGCCGAACCACGTGTTGAACGGGTTCGGCGTCGGGCTGTTCGGGCTCTACGATTACTGGCTCCACGTCGACCGCGAGGCCGGATACGACCCGCTGTGTGCGGCGCTCACCACCGTCGAGGACCACATCGAGGCGTACCGCGAGCCCGGCGAGATCAGCTGGTACGCCCTGAGCCGTGGTTTTCGCGGCAACGCCCACTACCACAGCACCCACATCAACCAGTTCGAGCTGCTCGCGAACCTCTCCGGCGAGGAGCGGTTCGCCGAGGCCGCGGAGACATTCAGGGATGACCACCCCTACGAGGAGTACCGGCCCGATCGACGTGATTGGGCCTGA
- a CDS encoding BKACE family enzyme translates to MNYHDYLAGEPLIVTVAPTGGVHGKEAHPNLPETPEEVAEAAAACEEAGASIVHLHARRGNGERAFSRERFQALTEAVRAATDDVIVQHSTGGTGVPLEKRLEPLRTDPAPEMASLDMGPVNRYQHLTSENPRGMVDALHDEMQVRGIKPEMEAFNPGHLNEVHAFLERADVADPPYVNVLLGGGTLTVPRPRNLFNLVENLPDGAVFNTLATGRHQLPLTTMGILLGGHVRVGFEDNLHYRRGERAESNAQLVERTREIAELLGRPVATPAEAREILGI, encoded by the coding sequence ATGAACTATCACGACTACCTCGCCGGTGAGCCGCTGATCGTCACCGTCGCGCCGACCGGCGGCGTCCACGGCAAGGAGGCCCATCCGAACCTCCCGGAGACGCCCGAAGAGGTCGCCGAGGCCGCGGCCGCCTGCGAGGAGGCCGGCGCGTCGATCGTCCATCTCCACGCCCGCCGCGGGAACGGCGAGCGCGCGTTCTCGCGCGAGCGGTTCCAGGCGCTCACCGAGGCGGTACGGGCGGCGACCGACGACGTCATCGTCCAGCACTCGACGGGCGGGACCGGCGTCCCCCTGGAGAAGCGGCTCGAACCCCTCCGGACGGATCCGGCGCCGGAGATGGCGAGTCTCGACATGGGGCCGGTCAACCGGTACCAGCACCTCACGAGCGAGAACCCGCGGGGAATGGTCGACGCGCTCCACGACGAGATGCAGGTACGAGGAATCAAACCCGAGATGGAGGCGTTCAACCCCGGCCACCTCAACGAGGTACACGCCTTCCTCGAGCGGGCCGACGTGGCCGACCCACCGTACGTGAACGTCCTCCTCGGCGGCGGGACGCTCACCGTTCCCCGTCCGCGAAACCTGTTCAACCTCGTCGAGAACCTCCCTGACGGAGCAGTCTTCAACACGCTCGCGACGGGCCGCCACCAGCTGCCGTTGACGACGATGGGGATCCTGCTGGGCGGGCACGTCCGCGTCGGCTTCGAGGACAACCTCCACTACCGCCGGGGCGAACGCGCCGAGAGCAACGCCCAGCTGGTCGAGCGCACCCGCGAGATCGCCGAACTGCTCGGTCGACCGGTCGCGACGCCCGCCGAGGCCCGCGAGATACTCGGGATCTGA
- a CDS encoding DUF2062 domain-containing protein: MADSVAEAVRSYRERIRAEFEAAFAEDHTPHEVGASFGIGVFLTALPTFGLGLVAFVVLVAVFDRISKVAIFASVAVLNPALKPFVYLGSYRIGDRLLGTGSIGFFDGGLGTATDATLRLLVGNVLLAAVLAAIGYVGVRRLTVTYRRRDIDVVERLVDLDP, from the coding sequence ATGGCCGACAGCGTGGCCGAGGCGGTGCGATCCTACCGCGAGCGGATCCGAGCGGAGTTCGAGGCGGCGTTCGCGGAGGACCACACCCCGCACGAGGTTGGCGCCAGTTTCGGCATCGGCGTCTTCCTCACGGCGCTCCCGACGTTCGGACTAGGGCTGGTCGCGTTCGTCGTTCTCGTCGCCGTCTTCGACCGAATCAGCAAGGTCGCCATCTTCGCCTCGGTGGCGGTGTTGAATCCGGCGCTCAAGCCCTTCGTCTATCTCGGGAGCTACCGGATCGGCGATCGGCTCCTCGGAACGGGGTCGATCGGGTTCTTCGACGGCGGCCTCGGCACGGCGACTGACGCCACGCTCCGGCTGCTGGTGGGCAACGTCCTGCTCGCCGCCGTCCTCGCGGCGATCGGCTACGTCGGCGTTCGCCGGCTGACCGTGACGTACCGCCGGCGCGACATCGACGTCGTCGAGCGGCTGGTCGATCTCGACCCGTAG
- a CDS encoding multicopper oxidase family protein produces the protein MNNPSRRRVLKVGTALGITGVLPFNTGTALARSSPDLEKFVQPLPIPDVREPDGKRDGADYYDVSVTQFTQSLHPDLPDTTLWGFDGQFPGPIIHARRNERIKVRFDNSHLPTDHLLPVDERISGANPDYDGSLPEVRTVTHFHGLNVEPESDGQAEMWTSPQGVTGPRFVKHVHDIPNRQSRLTSTYHDHTLGLSRLNVYAGLVGFYFIRSQVEEQLDLPNGEYDIPLLLQDRTFNEDGSLHYPESFEPNVAGDTAVINGAVWPSLEVEPRRYRLRFINASNGRTYDLQLEKESGTSVPVLYQFAAGHGFLERVVPIGPEGDLDSLLLGAFERGDVIVDFSDHAGETFTVTNDAPFPFKGLDDRDDHDEHDDPDGHSESGPSLDELLQIQVTDSSEASEDTGTNPTELRLPSSSEIDEHAAKETRRLTMDMQMDEGLHLLNGRRSYEETVIKPQLGTTEVWELENDTHHTHPIHLHLVTFDVLGRGPDGSHDPDPNERVGKDTVRVNPDETVRIAVQFGDFSGQFPWHCHVLEHEDHDMMRPFEVVTGDADETGENREQGAQNRPFLDG, from the coding sequence ATGAACAACCCATCCAGGCGACGCGTGCTCAAAGTCGGCACCGCTCTGGGAATCACCGGCGTTCTCCCGTTCAATACCGGAACAGCACTCGCACGATCGTCTCCGGATCTCGAGAAGTTCGTTCAGCCGTTACCGATTCCAGACGTGAGAGAACCCGACGGCAAACGCGACGGTGCCGACTATTACGACGTCTCGGTGACCCAATTCACGCAAAGTCTCCACCCAGACCTTCCGGATACTACGCTCTGGGGGTTCGATGGGCAGTTCCCTGGACCGATCATCCATGCTCGCCGAAACGAGCGGATCAAGGTGCGCTTCGACAACAGTCATCTGCCTACGGATCACCTGCTGCCCGTTGACGAGCGGATCAGCGGAGCGAATCCCGATTACGATGGATCGCTTCCAGAAGTTCGAACAGTGACGCACTTCCACGGACTCAACGTCGAACCCGAAAGTGACGGTCAAGCCGAGATGTGGACCTCTCCTCAGGGAGTTACTGGTCCCCGATTCGTCAAGCACGTCCATGACATCCCGAACCGTCAATCCCGGCTAACATCGACGTACCACGATCACACGCTCGGTCTCAGTCGCCTCAACGTCTATGCCGGCCTGGTCGGTTTCTACTTCATCCGGAGTCAGGTAGAGGAGCAGCTCGACTTACCGAACGGCGAGTACGATATCCCCCTGCTGCTCCAGGACCGGACGTTCAACGAGGACGGGTCGTTACACTATCCGGAGTCCTTCGAACCGAACGTCGCCGGTGACACGGCCGTTATCAACGGCGCTGTTTGGCCGTCTCTAGAGGTGGAACCTCGTCGGTACCGTCTCCGGTTCATAAACGCATCGAACGGCCGGACGTACGATCTCCAGTTGGAGAAGGAATCCGGGACGAGCGTCCCGGTCCTGTATCAGTTCGCTGCCGGTCATGGGTTCTTGGAACGGGTGGTACCGATCGGTCCGGAGGGCGATCTCGACTCGCTGTTGCTCGGTGCGTTTGAGCGAGGGGACGTCATCGTCGACTTTTCCGATCATGCAGGCGAGACGTTCACCGTAACCAACGATGCTCCATTCCCGTTCAAGGGCCTCGATGATCGTGACGACCATGACGAGCACGACGATCCCGATGGGCACTCGGAGTCCGGTCCATCTCTCGATGAACTCCTGCAGATTCAGGTCACAGACTCCAGCGAGGCGTCAGAGGATACTGGCACGAATCCAACGGAACTGCGGCTACCATCGTCTTCTGAGATCGACGAACACGCCGCGAAGGAGACCCGGCGGTTGACAATGGACATGCAGATGGACGAAGGCCTGCATCTGCTGAACGGCCGGCGTTCCTACGAGGAGACGGTTATCAAACCGCAACTCGGGACAACTGAGGTCTGGGAGCTCGAAAACGACACCCATCACACTCACCCGATCCATCTCCACCTGGTGACGTTCGACGTACTCGGTCGTGGCCCGGACGGCAGTCACGACCCGGACCCGAACGAGCGGGTAGGAAAGGATACCGTGCGGGTCAATCCTGACGAGACGGTTCGAATCGCCGTTCAGTTCGGAGACTTTTCCGGCCAGTTTCCCTGGCACTGTCACGTTCTCGAACATGAGGATCACGATATGATGCGTCCGTTCGAGGTCGTGACGGGCGATGCCGACGAGACCGGTGAAAACCGGGAACAAGGCGCGCAAAACCGCCCCTTTCTCGACGGATAG
- a CDS encoding NAD(P)/FAD-dependent oxidoreductase — protein MTTEVAVLGAGYAGAGAVQTLEDELEDARITWISETDYHLVLHETHRVIRNPSVQEHVKIPVSEVKSPSTRFLEGEVTNVDTDERVVSLDDGTDVEYDYVVVALGSSTAYYGIPGLDEHSLTLKSLDDALEIHRSVKEAAREATREEPAQVAIGGAGLSGIQSAGEVAEFRDKHNAPIEVTLIEALPEIMPGQDPELQGAVKKRLNEKEIEILTDDPITEADEEAIHFDEGEPLDYDVFVWTGGITGREALEGANVEKEHNRVVTESTFQTSDERVFALGDSAVINQGEAPAPPTAQAAWQAAELVGENVARAIEGRPLKTWTYKDKGTLISIGDEAVANDIQGLPINTFGWIGAETLKKAVAARWIADVSSPKRAKRAWKYL, from the coding sequence ATGACTACAGAGGTCGCCGTGCTCGGTGCCGGCTACGCGGGTGCCGGCGCAGTCCAGACCCTCGAGGACGAGCTAGAGGACGCCCGGATCACCTGGATCTCGGAGACGGACTACCACCTCGTGCTCCACGAGACCCACCGGGTCATCCGCAACCCGAGCGTCCAGGAGCACGTCAAGATCCCCGTCTCCGAGGTCAAGTCCCCCAGCACCCGCTTCCTCGAGGGTGAGGTGACGAACGTCGACACCGACGAGCGCGTCGTCTCGCTCGACGACGGCACCGACGTCGAGTACGACTACGTGGTCGTGGCGCTCGGCTCCTCAACGGCCTACTACGGTATCCCCGGCCTCGACGAGCACTCGCTAACGCTGAAGAGCCTCGACGACGCCCTCGAGATCCACCGCTCGGTCAAGGAGGCCGCCCGGGAGGCCACGCGCGAGGAGCCCGCACAGGTCGCCATCGGCGGCGCGGGGCTGTCGGGCATCCAGAGCGCCGGCGAGGTCGCGGAGTTCCGCGACAAGCACAACGCGCCGATCGAGGTGACGCTGATCGAAGCGCTGCCCGAGATCATGCCCGGTCAGGACCCCGAACTCCAGGGTGCGGTGAAGAAGCGCCTGAACGAGAAGGAGATCGAGATCCTCACCGACGATCCCATCACGGAGGCCGACGAGGAGGCCATCCACTTCGACGAGGGCGAACCTCTCGACTACGACGTCTTCGTCTGGACCGGCGGCATCACCGGCCGCGAGGCGCTCGAGGGTGCGAACGTCGAGAAGGAACACAACCGCGTCGTCACGGAGTCGACGTTCCAGACCAGCGACGAGCGCGTCTTCGCGCTTGGCGACTCGGCCGTGATCAACCAGGGCGAGGCGCCCGCCCCGCCGACCGCGCAGGCCGCCTGGCAGGCCGCCGAACTCGTCGGCGAGAACGTCGCGCGCGCGATCGAGGGTCGACCGCTGAAGACCTGGACGTACAAGGACAAGGGGACGCTCATCTCGATCGGCGACGAGGCGGTCGCGAACGACATCCAGGGGCTGCCGATCAACACGTTCGGCTGGATCGGCGCCGAGACGCTGAAGAAGGCCGTCGCCGCCCGCTGGATCGCCGACGTCTCCTCGCCGAAGCGTGCGAAGCGTGCCTGGAAGTACCTCTAA